A stretch of Odocoileus virginianus isolate 20LAN1187 ecotype Illinois chromosome 31, Ovbor_1.2, whole genome shotgun sequence DNA encodes these proteins:
- the MYORG gene encoding myogenesis-regulating glycosidase isoform X5, whose product MRAVARAATIVCVGWTTASPGHPARNAACGLYAQSCLLSVSPCEHRPGMQCAVITPQPSYYPCPNLRPARFRLALSGGPPARSFLNWGLMPQNSQENSQTYPRRRRSGSHTGHKTPETVAAATMYTFLPDNFSPTKPKPSKDLKPLLGSAVLGLLLVLAAVVAWCYYSASLRKAERLRAELLDLNRGGFSIRNQKGEQVFRLAFRSGVLDLDSCSRDGALLGCSRTADGRPLHFFIQTVRPKDTVMCYRVRWEEAAPGRAVEHAMFLGDAGAHWYGGAEMKTQHWPIRLDGQQEPQPFVTSDVYSSDAAFGGILERYWLSSRAAAIKVNDSVPFHLGWNSTERSLRLQARYHDTPYKPPAGRAAAPELSYRVCVGSDVTSIHKYMVRRYFNKPSRVPAPEAFRDPIWSTWVLYGRAVDQDKVWRFAQQIRQHRFNSSHLEIDDMYTPAYGDFDFDEAKFPNASDMFRSLRDAGFRVTLWVHPFVNYNSSRFGEGVERELFVREPTGRLPALVRWWNGIGAVLDFTRPEARDWFQGHLRRLRSRYSVASFKFDAGEVSYLPRDFSTYRPLSDPNIWSRRYTEMALPFFSLAEVRVGYQSQNISCFFRLVDRDSVWGYDLGLRSLIPAVLTVSMLGYPFILPDMVGGNAVSERSTSGGDVPERELYVRWLEVAAFMPAMQFSVPPWRYDAEVVAIAHKFTALRASLVAPLLLELAGEVTDTGDPIVRPLWWIAPGDETAHRIDSQFLIGDTLLVAPVLEPGKQERDVYLPAGKWRSYKGELFDKTPVLLTDYPVDLDEIAYFIWVS is encoded by the coding sequence GCCGGCCAGGTTCAGATTGGCTTTGTCGGGTGGCCCGCCTGCCCGCTCCTTCCTTAACTGGGGGCTGATGCCCCAGAATTCTCAGGAGAATTCCCAGACCtacccccgccgccgccgctctgGGAGCCACACAGGTCATAAGACTCCCGAGACTGTCGCAGCCGCAACCATGTACACCTTCTTGCCTGACAACTTTTCCCCTACCAAGCCCAAGCCGTCCAAAGACCTGAAGCCGCTGCTGGGCTCCGCGgtgctggggctgctgctggtGTTGGCCGCGGTGGTGGCCTGGTGCTACTACAGCGCCTCTCTACGAAAGGCGGAACGCCTGCGCGCGGAGCTGTTGGATCTCAACCGCGGTGGCTTCTCCATTCGCAACCAGAAGGGCGAGCAGGTGTTCCGCCTGGCCTTCCGCTCGGGCGTCCTGGACCTGGATTCCTGCAGCCGCGACGGCGCCCTGCTTGGCTGCTCTCGCACAGCGGATGGGCGCCCGCTGCACTTCTTCATCCAGACCGTGCGACCCAAGGACACAGTCATGTGCTACCGCGTGCGCTGGGAGGAGGCGGCTCCGGGGCGCGCGGTGGAGCACGCCATGTTCCTGGGCGATGCTGGGGCGCACTGGTACGGCGGCGCTgagatgaagacccagcactggcCCATCCGCCTGGACGGCCAGCAGGAGCCACAGCCCTTCGTCACCAGCGACGTCTACTCCTCCGATGCAGCCTTTGGCGGCATCCTCGAGCGCTACTGGCTGTCGTCGCGCGCGGCGGCCATCAAGGTCAACGACTCAGTGCCCTTCCACCTGGGCTGGAACAGCACGGAGCGCTCTCTGCGACTGCAGGCTCGCTACCACGACACGCCCTACAAGCCGCCCGCTGGCCGAGCCGCTGCACCCGAGCTCAGCTACCGCGTGTGCGTCGGCTCGGACGTCACCTCCATCCACAAGTACATGGTGCGGCGCTATTTCAACAAGCCGTCGAGGGTGCCAGCACCCGAGGCCTTCCGGGACCCCATCTGGTCCACGTGGGTGCTGTACGGGCGCGCGGTGGACCAGGACAAGGTGTGGCGTTTCGCCCAGCAGATCCGCCAGCACCGCTTCAACAGCAGTCACCTGGAGATCGACGACATGTACACGCCTGCCTACGGCGACTTCGACTTCGACGAGGCCAAGTTTCCCAACGCTAGCGACATGTTCCGCAGCCTGCGCGACGCTGGCTTTCGCGTCACGCTTTGGGTGCACCCGTTTGTCAACTACAACTCTTCCCGCTTTGGCGAGGGCGTGGAGCGGGAGTTGTTTGTGCGCGAACCCACCGGCCGGCTGCCGGCTCTCGTGCGCTGGTGGAATGGCATCGGCGCAGTGCTCGACTTCACGCGCCCCGAGGCCCGCGACTGGTTCCAAGGACACCTAAGGCGACTGCGCTCGCGCTACTCCGTGGCCTCCTTCAAGTTTGACGCTGGCGAAGTCAGCTATTTGCCCCGGGACTTCAGTACCTACAGGCCGCTGTCTGATCCCAACATCTGGAGCCGGCGCTACACGGAGATGGCGCTGCCCTTCTTCTCGCTGGCCGAAGTCCGCGTGGGCTATCAGTCGCAGAACATATCGTGCTTTTTCCGCCTGGTGGACCGCGACTCGGTGTGGGGCTACGATCTGGGGCTGCGTTCGCTCATCCCCGCGGTGCTCACCGTCAGCATGCTGGGCTACCCCTTCATCCTGCCCGATATGGTGGGTGGCAACGCTGTATCTGAGCGCTCAACCAGCGGCGGCGATGTGCCGGAGCGCGAGCTGTACGTGCGCTGGCTGGAAGTGGCCGCCTTCATGCCAGCTATGCAGTTCTCCGTTCCGCCCTGGCGGTACGACGCTGAAGTGGTGGCCATCGCGCACAAGTTCACAGCGCTGAGGGCCTCGCTCGTGGCGCCCCTGTTGCTGGAGCTGGCGGGTGAGGTCACTGACACGGGCGACCCCATCGTGCGCCCCCTCTGGTGGATCGCGCCCGGCGATGAAACGGCGCATCGCATTGACTCCCAGTTTCTTATCGGAGACACGCTGCTCGTGGCGCCCGTACTGGAGCCGGGCAAGCAGGAGCGGGATGTCTACCTGCCCGCAGGCAAGTGGCGCAGCTATAAAGGTGAGCTTTTTGACAAGACGCCAGTGCTGCTCACCGATTACCCCGTTGACCTGGACGAGATCGCTTACTTCATCTGGGTATCCTga
- the MYORG gene encoding myogenesis-regulating glycosidase isoform X6, whose translation MPQNSQENSQTYPRRRRSGSHTGHKTPETVAAATMYTFLPDNFSPTKPKPSKDLKPLLGSAVLGLLLVLAAVVAWCYYSASLRKAERLRAELLDLNRGGFSIRNQKGEQVFRLAFRSGVLDLDSCSRDGALLGCSRTADGRPLHFFIQTVRPKDTVMCYRVRWEEAAPGRAVEHAMFLGDAGAHWYGGAEMKTQHWPIRLDGQQEPQPFVTSDVYSSDAAFGGILERYWLSSRAAAIKVNDSVPFHLGWNSTERSLRLQARYHDTPYKPPAGRAAAPELSYRVCVGSDVTSIHKYMVRRYFNKPSRVPAPEAFRDPIWSTWVLYGRAVDQDKVWRFAQQIRQHRFNSSHLEIDDMYTPAYGDFDFDEAKFPNASDMFRSLRDAGFRVTLWVHPFVNYNSSRFGEGVERELFVREPTGRLPALVRWWNGIGAVLDFTRPEARDWFQGHLRRLRSRYSVASFKFDAGEVSYLPRDFSTYRPLSDPNIWSRRYTEMALPFFSLAEVRVGYQSQNISCFFRLVDRDSVWGYDLGLRSLIPAVLTVSMLGYPFILPDMVGGNAVSERSTSGGDVPERELYVRWLEVAAFMPAMQFSVPPWRYDAEVVAIAHKFTALRASLVAPLLLELAGEVTDTGDPIVRPLWWIAPGDETAHRIDSQFLIGDTLLVAPVLEPGKQERDVYLPAGKWRSYKGELFDKTPVLLTDYPVDLDEIAYFIWVS comes from the coding sequence ATGCCCCAGAATTCTCAGGAGAATTCCCAGACCtacccccgccgccgccgctctgGGAGCCACACAGGTCATAAGACTCCCGAGACTGTCGCAGCCGCAACCATGTACACCTTCTTGCCTGACAACTTTTCCCCTACCAAGCCCAAGCCGTCCAAAGACCTGAAGCCGCTGCTGGGCTCCGCGgtgctggggctgctgctggtGTTGGCCGCGGTGGTGGCCTGGTGCTACTACAGCGCCTCTCTACGAAAGGCGGAACGCCTGCGCGCGGAGCTGTTGGATCTCAACCGCGGTGGCTTCTCCATTCGCAACCAGAAGGGCGAGCAGGTGTTCCGCCTGGCCTTCCGCTCGGGCGTCCTGGACCTGGATTCCTGCAGCCGCGACGGCGCCCTGCTTGGCTGCTCTCGCACAGCGGATGGGCGCCCGCTGCACTTCTTCATCCAGACCGTGCGACCCAAGGACACAGTCATGTGCTACCGCGTGCGCTGGGAGGAGGCGGCTCCGGGGCGCGCGGTGGAGCACGCCATGTTCCTGGGCGATGCTGGGGCGCACTGGTACGGCGGCGCTgagatgaagacccagcactggcCCATCCGCCTGGACGGCCAGCAGGAGCCACAGCCCTTCGTCACCAGCGACGTCTACTCCTCCGATGCAGCCTTTGGCGGCATCCTCGAGCGCTACTGGCTGTCGTCGCGCGCGGCGGCCATCAAGGTCAACGACTCAGTGCCCTTCCACCTGGGCTGGAACAGCACGGAGCGCTCTCTGCGACTGCAGGCTCGCTACCACGACACGCCCTACAAGCCGCCCGCTGGCCGAGCCGCTGCACCCGAGCTCAGCTACCGCGTGTGCGTCGGCTCGGACGTCACCTCCATCCACAAGTACATGGTGCGGCGCTATTTCAACAAGCCGTCGAGGGTGCCAGCACCCGAGGCCTTCCGGGACCCCATCTGGTCCACGTGGGTGCTGTACGGGCGCGCGGTGGACCAGGACAAGGTGTGGCGTTTCGCCCAGCAGATCCGCCAGCACCGCTTCAACAGCAGTCACCTGGAGATCGACGACATGTACACGCCTGCCTACGGCGACTTCGACTTCGACGAGGCCAAGTTTCCCAACGCTAGCGACATGTTCCGCAGCCTGCGCGACGCTGGCTTTCGCGTCACGCTTTGGGTGCACCCGTTTGTCAACTACAACTCTTCCCGCTTTGGCGAGGGCGTGGAGCGGGAGTTGTTTGTGCGCGAACCCACCGGCCGGCTGCCGGCTCTCGTGCGCTGGTGGAATGGCATCGGCGCAGTGCTCGACTTCACGCGCCCCGAGGCCCGCGACTGGTTCCAAGGACACCTAAGGCGACTGCGCTCGCGCTACTCCGTGGCCTCCTTCAAGTTTGACGCTGGCGAAGTCAGCTATTTGCCCCGGGACTTCAGTACCTACAGGCCGCTGTCTGATCCCAACATCTGGAGCCGGCGCTACACGGAGATGGCGCTGCCCTTCTTCTCGCTGGCCGAAGTCCGCGTGGGCTATCAGTCGCAGAACATATCGTGCTTTTTCCGCCTGGTGGACCGCGACTCGGTGTGGGGCTACGATCTGGGGCTGCGTTCGCTCATCCCCGCGGTGCTCACCGTCAGCATGCTGGGCTACCCCTTCATCCTGCCCGATATGGTGGGTGGCAACGCTGTATCTGAGCGCTCAACCAGCGGCGGCGATGTGCCGGAGCGCGAGCTGTACGTGCGCTGGCTGGAAGTGGCCGCCTTCATGCCAGCTATGCAGTTCTCCGTTCCGCCCTGGCGGTACGACGCTGAAGTGGTGGCCATCGCGCACAAGTTCACAGCGCTGAGGGCCTCGCTCGTGGCGCCCCTGTTGCTGGAGCTGGCGGGTGAGGTCACTGACACGGGCGACCCCATCGTGCGCCCCCTCTGGTGGATCGCGCCCGGCGATGAAACGGCGCATCGCATTGACTCCCAGTTTCTTATCGGAGACACGCTGCTCGTGGCGCCCGTACTGGAGCCGGGCAAGCAGGAGCGGGATGTCTACCTGCCCGCAGGCAAGTGGCGCAGCTATAAAGGTGAGCTTTTTGACAAGACGCCAGTGCTGCTCACCGATTACCCCGTTGACCTGGACGAGATCGCTTACTTCATCTGGGTATCCTga